From Marinobacterium sp. LSUCC0821, a single genomic window includes:
- the putA gene encoding bifunctional proline dehydrogenase/L-glutamate gamma-semialdehyde dehydrogenase PutA, which yields MNAQNRHIELPLPTNSEVEQLSTLIEQESLLCAVDSSLQQQAESLVDEIRTGYKPSMLEQFLKAYPLNTSEGLSLMTLAESFQRIPDAHTRNALILDKLTNRDWSAKSDSKTLLVSLASSGLKLGHAMLKPKLMRTAILSVMRLAIGMGMKAMGQAFVLGQNIESALKRARLLEKVGYSYSYDMLGEAAHTEHDADRYFNAYKNALLALVARSDSSDIAKNPGISVKLSALHPRYELLNEQAAINELTQKMLPLCLLAKEHNVGLNIDAEECARLEISLDIIHALIASPELSGWDGLGIVVQAYNRKSYAVIDQLYGWAKEYDRKIMIRLVKGAYWDTEIKLAQTQGLADFPVYTAKHHTDISYLACARKLIRYGERIYPQFATHNAQTAACVTAWAKEAGIEFELQRLHGMGEALHQQIMKANSTRCRIYAPVGTHKDLLAYLVRRLLENGANSSFVNLLADEKVPAHQVVENPLNKPKIANSIATGLEIFKPRINSSGFDLGERKVLKGLLKSRELFMTKIWGDSGDSQVVSPYSGELVGYYQTTAPNEIKEAITNAIDAQPSWQSATHRAEALRLIADLYERDTPEFLALLAREAGKTLLDAINEVREAVDFLRYYADQTDQLAAESQGRGVSVCISPWNFPLAIFTGQIAAACGAGNTVLAKPAEQTSLVAIKAINLWYEAGVPKNVVQLILGTGAVQGNALVSHPEIKSVIFTGSTATAQRINHALAENASPEALLVAETGGLNAMIADASSLPEQVVRDVVASAFQSAGQRCSALRMLYVQEELYPQVVEMLVGAMKLLKVGDPTLLNTDVGPVIDERAYASLNAYIAEQKERVIYQVNSQADGGYFVLPTLIEVNGIEDLDFERFGPILHIASYKAARLSKVIEQINDKGYGLTFAIHSRIQSQTQQVCEALHVGNCYINRNQIGAVVGSQPFGGEGLSGTGPKAGGPNYLQNMVAPIVTQSSWLPDQQNYLVDTQVENAWNTLIDRYSPSVVKQELDCPGVTGEKNSLQTMARGYWLVTGDQYSWEQAIASAKAGNPTLLITNASAPPNVDPQLPLIHLEGTLPAVTLQKLNAIAGVSVSASQEYQREIRKALANREGAIVPLLTDLGRSVRHIKEQHICEDTTASGGNAALLIG from the coding sequence ATGAACGCTCAAAACAGACATATCGAACTACCGCTCCCAACCAACAGCGAAGTCGAACAACTATCTACCTTAATAGAACAAGAGTCGCTCCTTTGCGCAGTAGATTCATCTCTACAGCAGCAGGCGGAGTCGCTAGTCGATGAAATTCGCACAGGTTACAAACCCTCGATGCTGGAGCAGTTTCTAAAAGCCTATCCGCTGAATACCTCTGAAGGGCTATCGTTAATGACTCTTGCTGAGTCCTTCCAACGTATCCCTGATGCCCACACGCGAAATGCACTGATACTCGATAAGCTTACGAATCGAGATTGGAGTGCTAAATCAGACAGCAAAACCTTACTAGTTTCACTGGCCTCAAGCGGTTTAAAACTTGGGCATGCCATGCTTAAACCCAAACTAATGCGCACTGCAATTTTATCTGTCATGCGCCTAGCTATTGGTATGGGTATGAAAGCGATGGGGCAAGCATTCGTGCTGGGCCAAAACATAGAGTCAGCACTTAAAAGAGCGCGTCTGCTAGAAAAAGTAGGGTACAGCTACTCCTATGACATGTTAGGCGAGGCCGCGCACACCGAGCATGATGCAGATCGCTATTTCAACGCCTATAAAAATGCCTTGTTAGCACTAGTGGCTCGCTCTGACTCAAGTGATATAGCTAAAAACCCTGGAATTTCTGTAAAACTCTCTGCGCTCCATCCGCGTTACGAACTGCTCAATGAGCAAGCCGCTATCAACGAGCTAACGCAGAAGATGCTGCCACTGTGCCTGCTCGCAAAAGAGCACAACGTTGGTTTGAACATCGATGCAGAGGAGTGCGCACGCCTCGAGATCTCTCTCGATATCATCCATGCGCTCATAGCCTCTCCAGAGTTATCAGGCTGGGATGGTTTAGGCATCGTAGTACAGGCATATAATCGAAAATCCTATGCTGTGATTGATCAACTTTACGGTTGGGCTAAAGAGTACGATCGCAAAATTATGATTCGCCTTGTTAAGGGGGCTTACTGGGACACCGAGATTAAGCTTGCGCAAACTCAAGGCTTGGCAGATTTCCCGGTGTACACGGCAAAACACCATACTGATATTAGCTATCTTGCCTGTGCGCGAAAATTGATTCGTTACGGCGAGCGTATCTACCCACAGTTTGCGACTCATAATGCCCAAACCGCAGCCTGTGTGACTGCTTGGGCTAAAGAGGCGGGTATTGAGTTTGAACTTCAGCGCTTACATGGCATGGGGGAGGCGCTCCATCAGCAAATCATGAAAGCCAATTCAACTCGTTGCCGTATCTATGCACCTGTTGGAACTCACAAAGATCTACTCGCTTACCTAGTGCGCCGACTATTAGAAAATGGTGCAAACAGCTCATTTGTGAACCTTCTAGCGGATGAAAAAGTCCCAGCACATCAGGTTGTTGAAAACCCACTCAACAAACCAAAGATCGCCAATAGCATTGCTACTGGACTAGAGATCTTCAAACCACGCATCAATTCAAGTGGCTTTGATCTAGGAGAGAGAAAAGTCTTAAAGGGTCTACTCAAATCGCGTGAACTCTTCATGACAAAAATCTGGGGCGATAGTGGCGACTCCCAGGTTGTCTCCCCCTATTCAGGCGAATTGGTTGGCTACTATCAGACCACAGCCCCCAATGAAATTAAGGAAGCAATCACAAACGCAATCGATGCTCAGCCATCTTGGCAGTCTGCCACTCACCGTGCAGAAGCTCTGCGCCTTATTGCCGATCTGTATGAACGTGACACCCCAGAATTTTTGGCCCTGCTCGCGCGCGAAGCGGGTAAAACCCTGTTAGATGCGATTAACGAGGTGAGAGAAGCGGTCGATTTCCTTCGCTATTACGCTGATCAGACAGATCAACTAGCTGCTGAATCACAAGGACGTGGGGTGAGCGTTTGTATTTCACCCTGGAACTTCCCTTTAGCCATTTTCACAGGCCAGATAGCTGCGGCCTGCGGTGCAGGAAACACAGTGTTAGCAAAACCTGCTGAGCAGACCTCTTTAGTTGCTATCAAAGCGATCAATCTTTGGTACGAAGCTGGTGTTCCGAAAAATGTAGTTCAGTTGATTCTAGGTACCGGCGCAGTGCAGGGTAACGCACTAGTCTCACACCCAGAGATCAAATCTGTGATCTTCACAGGTTCTACAGCTACAGCACAAAGAATTAATCACGCGCTCGCTGAGAATGCATCTCCAGAGGCTTTGTTGGTAGCCGAAACAGGTGGTCTAAATGCGATGATTGCCGATGCCTCCTCACTCCCTGAGCAAGTGGTGCGTGATGTAGTAGCATCCGCGTTCCAAAGTGCCGGACAACGCTGTTCAGCTCTGCGTATGCTCTATGTCCAAGAGGAGCTCTATCCGCAGGTAGTTGAGATGCTTGTCGGTGCTATGAAGCTGCTCAAAGTAGGCGACCCAACCCTTTTAAACACTGACGTTGGACCTGTCATTGATGAGCGCGCGTACGCTTCGCTCAATGCCTACATTGCTGAGCAGAAAGAGCGGGTTATCTATCAAGTGAATTCTCAAGCTGATGGCGGTTACTTTGTGCTACCGACATTGATCGAAGTGAATGGAATTGAAGATCTCGATTTTGAGCGTTTCGGCCCGATTTTACATATCGCATCTTACAAAGCAGCTCGGCTTTCAAAGGTCATTGAGCAGATTAATGACAAGGGGTATGGATTAACTTTTGCTATCCATTCTCGCATTCAATCTCAGACACAACAGGTGTGCGAGGCATTGCACGTGGGCAACTGTTACATCAATCGTAACCAAATTGGTGCAGTGGTCGGCTCACAACCTTTTGGCGGTGAAGGACTATCCGGAACGGGTCCCAAAGCGGGCGGCCCCAACTACCTGCAAAACATGGTAGCGCCAATTGTGACGCAATCGAGCTGGCTTCCAGATCAACAGAACTACTTAGTGGACACCCAGGTGGAAAACGCTTGGAACACTTTAATCGATCGTTACTCACCATCAGTTGTGAAGCAGGAGCTAGATTGTCCGGGCGTCACTGGCGAAAAGAACAGCTTACAAACGATGGCCCGTGGATATTGGTTAGTGACCGGCGATCAGTATAGCTGGGAGCAAGCGATTGCTTCTGCCAAAGCAGGCAACCCAACACTCCTCATAACAAATGCGAGTGCGCCCCCGAATGTTGATCCTCAGCTACCCCTAATTCACCTCGAAGGGACTCTGCCTGCCGTTACTCTGCAAAAGCTAAATGCAATCGCAGGTGTTAGCGTCAGCGCAAGCCAAGAGTATCAACGGGAGATTCGCAAAGCTTTAGCAAACAGAGAGGGAGCTATCGTTCCACTTCTAACAGATTTAGGTAGGTCGGTACGCCACATCAAAGAGCAGCACATCTGTGAAGATACAACTGCATCGGGCGGAAATGCAGCATTATTGATTGGATAG
- a CDS encoding Lrp/AsnC ligand binding domain-containing protein — translation MAKVDLDSFDRAILKALERNGRITVTELADTVGLSKTPCQIRMKRLESKGYIRGYAAIMDYGLLDTNHIAFVQVKLSDTRAAALAAFNAAVGNVSEIEECHMMAADFDYILKVRTRDIASYRAVLGETISELPYVASTSTFVCMEAVKEHGQVFED, via the coding sequence ATGGCTAAAGTGGATTTAGATAGTTTTGATCGTGCAATTCTTAAAGCACTTGAGCGTAACGGCCGCATAACAGTCACAGAGCTCGCAGATACAGTAGGCTTATCTAAGACACCTTGTCAGATCCGTATGAAGAGACTGGAGTCTAAGGGCTATATTCGTGGTTACGCAGCCATCATGGATTACGGCCTTTTAGATACAAACCACATCGCATTTGTGCAAGTTAAGTTGAGCGATACCCGTGCAGCCGCTTTAGCGGCCTTCAACGCTGCAGTTGGTAACGTCTCTGAGATTGAAGAGTGTCACATGATGGCAGCTGACTTTGATTACATACTTAAGGTTCGTACCCGCGATATAGCGAGCTACCGTGCTGTCTTGGGTGAAACTATTTCAGAACTACCCTATGTCGCTAGCACCTCTACGTTTGTCTGTATGGAGGCAGTTAAAGAGCACGGACAGGTTTTTGAGGATTAG
- a CDS encoding ABC transporter substrate-binding protein, protein MKKLALAVAAASMIAGAAQAGSHMPNEVRLGVALGFTGPAESLAASMAAGAELAMKEVSDSGKLLGGAKVTSSRADSTCTDAAAAAAAAERLIAAEKVDAIVGALCSGATISILQNVAMPNGVVLFSPSATSPALSTLEDNGYFFRASPSDARQGQVIAEMLKEKGYKSIALSYTNNDYGKGLADSIQSNFEAAGGKVTINTPHEDGKGDYSAEVGALAQAGGDILVVAGYLDQGGKGIIQSSLDSGAFDHFFLPDAMIGDSLTAAIGKDLNGSIGTVPGTDSPGSATYQEMAKAAGFEAGPYSDYSYDAAAMTLLAMQAAKSKDSKVFKDFVFEIANAPGEKIYPGELAKGLEILANGGQIDYVGATAVELIGGGESAGSYREILVKDQKNTTVRYR, encoded by the coding sequence ATGAAAAAATTAGCATTGGCTGTTGCTGCAGCATCAATGATTGCTGGCGCAGCACAAGCTGGCAGCCACATGCCTAACGAAGTGCGCCTAGGTGTTGCACTTGGTTTTACAGGTCCTGCTGAATCACTAGCTGCTTCTATGGCTGCAGGTGCAGAGCTTGCGATGAAAGAAGTTTCTGATAGCGGCAAACTTCTTGGTGGCGCTAAAGTAACTTCATCTCGCGCAGACTCTACTTGTACTGATGCAGCAGCAGCTGCGGCAGCTGCAGAGCGTCTAATCGCTGCAGAAAAAGTAGATGCGATTGTAGGTGCTCTATGTTCAGGTGCGACTATCTCAATCCTACAGAACGTTGCGATGCCTAACGGTGTGGTTCTGTTCTCTCCATCAGCGACTTCTCCAGCGCTATCTACGCTTGAAGATAACGGTTACTTCTTCCGTGCATCACCATCTGATGCGCGTCAGGGCCAGGTAATTGCTGAGATGCTTAAAGAGAAAGGCTACAAGTCTATCGCTCTTTCTTACACTAACAATGACTACGGTAAAGGTCTTGCAGACAGCATCCAGTCAAACTTTGAAGCTGCTGGCGGCAAAGTAACCATCAACACTCCACACGAAGATGGCAAAGGCGATTACAGTGCGGAAGTGGGTGCTCTAGCTCAGGCTGGTGGTGACATCCTTGTTGTAGCAGGCTACCTAGATCAGGGTGGTAAGGGCATTATCCAGTCTTCACTAGACTCTGGTGCGTTTGATCACTTCTTCCTTCCAGATGCGATGATTGGTGACAGCCTAACTGCTGCAATCGGTAAAGATCTGAACGGCTCTATCGGTACAGTTCCTGGTACTGACAGCCCAGGTTCTGCAACTTACCAGGAGATGGCTAAAGCTGCTGGTTTCGAAGCTGGTCCTTACTCTGACTACTCTTACGACGCTGCAGCTATGACTCTTCTTGCTATGCAGGCAGCTAAGTCTAAAGACTCTAAAGTGTTTAAAGATTTCGTATTTGAAATCGCAAACGCTCCTGGTGAGAAAATCTACCCAGGTGAACTTGCTAAAGGTCTTGAGATCCTAGCGAACGGCGGTCAGATCGACTACGTTGGTGCGACTGCAGTTGAGCTAATCGGCGGCGGTGAGTCAGCTGGTAGCTACCGTGAGATTCTGGTTAAAGATCAGAAGAACACAACTGTTCGTTACCGTTAA
- a CDS encoding ABC transporter ATP-binding protein: MIRVENLHKRFGGVHAVNDASLHIKKGSITGLIGPNGAGKTTLFNVIAGHYKPTSGRILLDGEDITGLQPHELFQKGVLRTFQLAHEFSSLTVRENLMMVPSDQAGESLLNVWFRKDRVAADEQRVREKAEEVIDFLEIGHVADELAGNLSGGQKKLLELGRTMMVEPKIVFLDEVGAGVNRTLLYKIGDAILKLNQERGYTFCLIEHDMDFIARLCDPVICMAEGTVLAEGTVDEVKNNEQVIEAYLGTGLKHKR, encoded by the coding sequence ATGATTCGTGTAGAAAATCTTCATAAGCGCTTTGGCGGTGTACATGCCGTGAATGACGCCTCTCTTCATATTAAGAAGGGATCTATTACTGGTTTGATTGGCCCAAACGGTGCCGGTAAAACTACTCTCTTTAACGTGATTGCCGGTCACTACAAGCCGACCTCAGGTCGTATTCTGCTTGATGGTGAAGATATCACAGGCCTTCAGCCCCATGAGTTGTTTCAAAAAGGGGTGTTGCGTACTTTCCAGTTGGCGCATGAGTTCTCCTCACTTACGGTACGTGAAAACCTGATGATGGTGCCTTCGGATCAGGCGGGCGAAAGCCTTTTAAATGTCTGGTTCCGTAAAGATCGTGTTGCTGCTGATGAACAGCGCGTTCGTGAGAAAGCGGAAGAGGTTATCGACTTTCTTGAGATTGGCCATGTAGCGGACGAGCTTGCAGGCAATCTTTCAGGTGGCCAGAAGAAACTGCTTGAATTGGGTCGTACCATGATGGTCGAGCCAAAAATCGTCTTTCTTGATGAGGTGGGTGCTGGCGTTAACCGCACGCTTCTATACAAGATCGGGGATGCAATTTTGAAACTCAATCAAGAGCGTGGTTACACCTTCTGCTTGATTGAGCATGATATGGACTTTATCGCACGTCTTTGTGACCCAGTGATCTGTATGGCTGAAGGGACAGTTTTGGCCGAGGGTACGGTTGATGAAGTTAAAAACAATGAGCAGGTGATCGAGGCTTACCTTGGCACCGGGCTTAAGCATAAGCGGTAA
- a CDS encoding ABC transporter ATP-binding protein, with amino-acid sequence MSFLIGQSMTGGYGSADILTDCTIGVDKGEIAVIVGPNGAGKSTAMKATFGMLNLRSGHVMFDGEDITHLKPEERVLKGMGFVPQTHNVFTSMSVEENLEMGAFIRTDDFTDTMEQVYELFPILKEKRNQPAGELSGGQRQQVAVGRALMTKPKVLLLDEPTAGVSPIVMDELFDRIIEIARTGVAILMVEQNAKQALEIADKGYVLVQGSNRFTDTGEALLANPDVRRSFLGG; translated from the coding sequence ATGAGCTTTTTAATTGGACAGAGTATGACCGGCGGCTACGGCTCCGCGGATATTCTGACAGATTGCACCATCGGTGTAGATAAGGGTGAAATTGCTGTGATTGTAGGCCCAAACGGTGCCGGTAAATCGACAGCAATGAAAGCGACCTTCGGTATGCTCAATTTGCGTTCAGGTCATGTGATGTTTGATGGTGAAGATATCACCCATCTAAAACCTGAAGAGCGCGTATTGAAAGGTATGGGCTTTGTTCCACAAACCCACAACGTTTTCACTTCGATGAGTGTTGAAGAGAATCTCGAGATGGGTGCATTCATCCGTACCGATGATTTCACAGACACCATGGAGCAGGTTTACGAGCTATTCCCAATTCTCAAAGAGAAGCGTAACCAACCAGCGGGTGAGCTCTCTGGTGGTCAGCGACAGCAGGTTGCGGTGGGTCGTGCATTGATGACCAAGCCGAAAGTGCTTCTGCTTGATGAGCCTACAGCGGGTGTTTCGCCTATCGTTATGGATGAGCTGTTCGATCGTATTATTGAGATTGCGCGCACAGGCGTTGCTATTTTGATGGTTGAGCAAAACGCGAAACAAGCGTTGGAGATTGCTGATAAGGGCTATGTGCTTGTTCAGGGTTCAAACCGTTTTACAGACACAGGTGAAGCACTACTCGCTAACCCTGATGTACGTCGTTCATTCTTAGGGGGTTAA
- a CDS encoding branched-chain amino acid ABC transporter permease, which translates to MTDFLNALVVLGNFLLVPALTYGSQLALGALGVTLVYGVLRFSNFAHGETMAFGTMLTIFGTWGLQSLGVSIDPLPTALLALPVGILGAVALSLLLDKSVYKYHRQRKASPVIFLIVSIGLMFFIGGLVRFIIGPGDQIFFDGARFVISARDFKKATGLDEGLALKMTQAVTIITAILVVAAMFWFLNKTRTGKSMRAFSDNENLALLSGINPDRVVLITWILVGALATIAGTLYGLDKSFKPFSYMQLLLPIFASAIVGGVGNPLGAIAGGYVIAFSEIAVTFAYKKVVMYLGPEGFEPDSLVQLLGTDYKIAVSFIILVIVLIVRPTGIFSGKTL; encoded by the coding sequence ATGACTGATTTTCTTAATGCGTTGGTCGTTCTAGGTAACTTCCTTCTCGTTCCAGCCCTGACATACGGAAGTCAGCTGGCGTTGGGTGCACTGGGTGTTACTCTGGTCTACGGCGTTCTACGTTTTTCAAACTTTGCCCATGGTGAAACCATGGCATTTGGTACCATGCTGACAATTTTTGGTACCTGGGGACTGCAGTCACTGGGTGTTTCGATCGACCCACTACCAACAGCCCTTTTGGCATTGCCGGTAGGTATTCTTGGCGCTGTGGCACTGTCATTGCTTCTTGATAAGAGTGTCTACAAATATCATCGCCAACGTAAAGCGAGCCCGGTCATCTTTCTGATTGTATCGATCGGTTTGATGTTCTTCATCGGTGGTTTGGTGCGTTTCATCATCGGCCCTGGCGACCAGATCTTCTTTGATGGTGCCCGTTTCGTGATCTCCGCTCGTGACTTCAAAAAAGCGACGGGTTTAGATGAGGGCCTCGCGCTGAAAATGACACAGGCTGTAACCATTATTACGGCTATTCTGGTTGTTGCGGCGATGTTCTGGTTCCTTAATAAGACTCGAACAGGTAAGTCGATGCGCGCATTCTCAGATAATGAGAACCTCGCATTGCTATCGGGTATCAACCCAGATCGTGTAGTTCTGATCACGTGGATCTTGGTGGGTGCGCTTGCAACGATTGCGGGTACTTTGTACGGCCTGGATAAGAGCTTTAAGCCCTTCTCGTACATGCAGTTACTGCTACCTATTTTCGCATCGGCGATTGTTGGTGGTGTGGGTAACCCTCTAGGTGCTATTGCGGGTGGCTATGTCATCGCCTTCTCTGAGATCGCAGTGACCTTTGCCTACAAGAAAGTTGTGATGTATCTCGGCCCTGAAGGCTTTGAACCAGACTCTCTGGTTCAGCTACTGGGTACCGATTACAAGATCGCTGTCTCATTCATCATTCTGGTGATCGTACTGATTGTGCGTCCTACCGGTATCTTTAGCGGGAAGACCTTGTAA
- a CDS encoding branched-chain amino acid ABC transporter permease: MNQSFFNQYRTPILYAGMALLLIIVGVGQGWSVAFSIFNLCLISAIMSLGVNMQWGYAGLFNVGVMGFAALGGLAAVLVSMPPVDEAYAAGGSGVLIGLLILVATIFASIFVWKQFGKQKKVAYWLIFAVIAVGYALGRIFFLPAVEAIEAIDPSVTGYLGGLGLPIVLAWPVGMLFAAGAAFVIGKVALGLRSDYLAIATLGISEIVLYFIKNEEWLTRGVKNVNGLPRPVPYEVDLQEAAWFQDLAASWGIPLAEASSLFVKVCYAGLFIAVIAILLFLSETALKSPWGRMMRAIRDNEVAAAAMGKNVVKRHLAIFVIGSAVIGLAGAMLTTLDGQFTPVGYQPLRFTFLIWVMVIIGGSGNNWGAVLGGFFIWFFWIEAEPIGLWLIDSLTSFMEPTHWLRLHLMDGAAHMRLMTVGIVLLIALRYAPEGLIPERTARR, from the coding sequence ATGAACCAATCATTCTTTAATCAATACCGTACGCCAATCCTCTATGCAGGTATGGCGTTACTGTTAATCATTGTGGGTGTTGGCCAGGGTTGGTCAGTAGCCTTCTCAATTTTTAACCTCTGTTTGATCAGTGCCATTATGTCACTGGGCGTGAACATGCAGTGGGGTTATGCAGGTCTATTTAACGTAGGTGTCATGGGCTTTGCGGCTCTGGGTGGTCTTGCTGCAGTATTGGTCTCTATGCCGCCAGTTGATGAAGCGTATGCCGCAGGTGGTTCTGGTGTCCTGATTGGTCTGCTGATTTTGGTTGCGACCATCTTCGCTTCTATCTTTGTCTGGAAGCAGTTTGGTAAGCAGAAAAAAGTCGCTTACTGGCTGATATTTGCTGTGATTGCAGTTGGATATGCACTGGGTCGTATTTTCTTCCTTCCGGCGGTTGAAGCGATTGAAGCGATTGATCCATCCGTGACAGGTTACCTGGGTGGCCTAGGTCTTCCTATCGTTCTCGCTTGGCCGGTGGGTATGCTGTTCGCGGCGGGTGCTGCATTTGTCATTGGTAAGGTCGCTTTGGGCTTGCGCTCTGACTATCTTGCGATCGCAACTCTCGGTATCTCGGAGATTGTTCTCTACTTCATTAAGAACGAAGAGTGGCTTACACGTGGTGTTAAGAACGTGAACGGTCTGCCACGTCCTGTACCTTATGAAGTCGATCTTCAGGAGGCCGCTTGGTTCCAAGATCTTGCAGCTAGCTGGGGAATTCCTCTGGCAGAGGCATCATCACTGTTCGTGAAGGTCTGCTATGCAGGTCTCTTCATTGCTGTGATTGCGATTCTACTTTTCCTCTCTGAGACTGCACTTAAGTCACCTTGGGGCCGCATGATGCGCGCTATCCGTGATAATGAAGTTGCGGCTGCCGCGATGGGTAAAAACGTAGTGAAGCGCCATTTGGCTATCTTTGTGATTGGTTCTGCTGTCATCGGTCTTGCTGGTGCCATGCTAACCACACTTGATGGTCAGTTTACCCCTGTGGGTTACCAGCCATTGCGTTTTACCTTCCTGATTTGGGTTATGGTGATTATCGGTGGTTCCGGCAATAACTGGGGTGCTGTGTTGGGTGGTTTCTTCATCTGGTTCTTCTGGATTGAGGCTGAACCGATCGGCCTGTGGTTGATTGACTCACTCACATCCTTCATGGAGCCAACTCACTGGTTGCGTCTGCACCTTATGGATGGCGCTGCTCACATGCGTCTAATGACTGTAGGTATCGTGCTTCTAATCGCACTTCGCTATGCGCCTGAGGGTTTAATCCCTGAGCGTACCGCGCGTCGGTAG
- a CDS encoding antibiotic biosynthesis monooxygenase, with translation MYVVIFKAEIKELDDNYVNTAYKLRELAKSYGCTRFESFATDKEEIALSYWPDRESIRRWGADPEHQAAQTLGKSHWYTSYSVEIAELK, from the coding sequence ATGTACGTAGTTATCTTCAAAGCTGAAATTAAAGAATTGGATGATAACTACGTCAATACTGCTTATAAATTACGCGAACTTGCAAAAAGTTACGGATGTACTCGGTTTGAATCCTTTGCTACAGACAAAGAAGAGATAGCGCTCTCATATTGGCCCGACCGTGAATCTATCCGCCGTTGGGGTGCAGATCCTGAGCATCAAGCTGCCCAAACTCTGGGCAAGTCACACTGGTACACCAGCTATTCGGTAGAAATTGCTGAGTTAAAATAG
- a CDS encoding GlxA family transcriptional regulator, which produces MQQRPEHFGFFLMPGFSIISFAATIDPLRLANQLSGQNLYQWHFYGPEDQTVMCSTGMQFQPTRMMHDIDGIDRMLVVGGIGARQESGEALNQWLQALTRQGVSLGATSTGALVLAQAGILNDKTCTVHWEERDHLIEAFPELNVSEELYEIDGNLMTCSGGLSGLDMILQLITLRHGESLAHQVAEHCIHPNIRPAHDKQRMKLQLRQHGSHPRLTQALELMREHVQQVLSCDDICDRIGLSTRQLERLFRQHLNTSPTAYYMSLRLEFARQQLKNTRSPIQKIAQNAGFSSTSYFSRCYKKQFGLTPREARTGVHRVIELGETK; this is translated from the coding sequence GTGCAGCAACGTCCTGAACATTTCGGCTTTTTTTTGATGCCGGGCTTCTCCATTATTTCGTTCGCAGCGACTATTGATCCTCTTCGTTTGGCTAATCAGCTGAGTGGTCAAAACCTCTATCAGTGGCACTTCTATGGTCCTGAAGATCAAACGGTCATGTGTAGTACGGGGATGCAGTTTCAACCGACTCGTATGATGCATGATATCGATGGCATTGATCGAATGTTGGTTGTGGGTGGGATTGGTGCACGCCAAGAGTCGGGCGAGGCTCTCAATCAGTGGCTACAGGCGTTAACGCGTCAGGGAGTTAGCCTTGGTGCAACCTCTACTGGCGCGCTGGTTCTTGCTCAAGCAGGTATTCTTAACGATAAAACCTGTACCGTTCACTGGGAGGAGCGTGATCATCTTATTGAAGCTTTCCCTGAGCTCAATGTCAGTGAAGAGCTATATGAGATCGATGGTAATCTCATGACCTGTTCAGGGGGCCTATCCGGCCTCGATATGATTTTGCAGCTAATCACCCTTCGACATGGCGAATCTTTGGCGCATCAGGTTGCCGAGCACTGTATCCACCCGAACATACGTCCAGCTCATGATAAGCAGCGTATGAAGCTACAACTGCGCCAGCATGGTAGCCATCCGCGTCTTACTCAAGCGTTAGAGCTGATGCGAGAACATGTTCAACAGGTACTGAGTTGTGATGACATCTGTGACCGTATAGGCCTATCCACACGTCAATTGGAGCGTCTATTTAGACAGCATCTAAATACGTCACCGACGGCCTACTACATGAGTTTGCGTCTAGAGTTTGCCCGTCAGCAGTTGAAGAATACCCGCTCGCCAATTCAAAAAATTGCACAAAATGCAGGCTTTAGCTCAACGAGTTACTTCTCTCGCTGTTATAAAAAGCAGTTTGGATTGACCCCGCGCGAGGCGAGGACAGGGGTGCACCGAGTCATTGAACTCGGTGAGACTAAATAG
- a CDS encoding PA3496 family putative envelope integrity protein, which produces MLVREEEQLDAVKTEIFDILVGYEDERTLEEKRTQSQRLLNARRAIEQRREERELSSYFNEEDWFE; this is translated from the coding sequence ATGCTAGTTCGTGAAGAAGAACAACTAGATGCTGTAAAAACTGAGATCTTCGATATTCTGGTTGGATACGAAGATGAGCGAACCCTTGAAGAGAAGCGAACTCAGTCTCAACGCTTGCTCAATGCCCGTCGTGCAATAGAGCAACGTCGTGAAGAGCGTGAGCTATCGAGCTACTTCAACGAGGAAGATTGGTTCGAATAG